Proteins from a single region of Heterodontus francisci isolate sHetFra1 chromosome 27, sHetFra1.hap1, whole genome shotgun sequence:
- the LOC137385031 gene encoding carboxypeptidase A1-like isoform X1 — MKTLLVFSALLVAVCAQEVFVGDQVLRITPRDEEQASLVMSLEDQEHLQLDIWRSPHRSDLIIDVHVPQGSLQSFKVFLEHNDIQYSVMIEDLQVMIDNEKAEQEQMTMMERTTSSFNYGNYHTLDEIYSWMDSLTVEYPSLVQKQQIGTSFEGRPLYILKFSTGGYRRPAIWIDSGIHAREWVSPASAIWMAKKITTDYGREPYITSLLSKMDIYMQITVNPDGYVYTYTKNRMWRKTRSTNYGTQCVGVDPNRNFDAGFGGPGTSNNPCMETYHGPYPNSEPEVAAIVNFVQSHGNIKSFITVHSYSQLLMIPYGYKCVYPADYQELMEIASYAVNSLASLYGTQYRIGSICEAIYQASGGSIDWSYDQGIKYSFAFELRDTGRYGFLLPASQILPTAQETWLAMKIVMEYVSNYS; from the exons ATGAAAACACTTTTGGTTTTCTCGGCTTTGCTGGTGGCCGTTTGTGCTCAGGAAGTGTTCGTGGG GGATCAGGTCCTCCGGATTACGCCCAGAGATGAAGAACAGGCCAGCCTGGTGATGTCCTTGGAGGATCAGGAGCATCTCCAG ctTGATATCTGGCGCAGTCCCCACAGGTCTGACCTCATTATAGATGTCCATGTTCCACAGGGAAGTCTCCAGTCTTTCAAAGTGTTTCTGGAGCACAATGATATTCAGTACTCAGTAATGATTGAAGAcctccag GTGATGATTGACAATGAGAAAGCTGAACAGGAACAGATGACCATGATGGAACGTACCACCTCCAGCTTCAATTATGGCAATTACCACACTCTGGACGAG ATCTACAGTTGGATGGACAGCCTTACTGTTGAATATCCAAGTCTGGTACAGAAGCAACAGATTGGGACATCATTCGAAGGCCGCCCACTCTACATACTGAAG TTTAGCACCGGTGGGTACAGGCGCCCGGCAATCTGGATTGACAGCGGAATCCACGCCCGTGAGTGGGTCTCTCCTGCCAGTGCAATCTGGATGGCAAAGAAG ATCACCACTGACTATGGTCGGGAACCCTATATCACGTCACTGCTATCAAAAATGGACATCTATATGCAGATCACGGTGAACCCGGACGGTTATGTTTACACCTACACCAAG AACCGAATGTGGCGTAAGACCAGGTCCACAAACTATGGAACGCAATGTGTCGGGGTCGATCCCAACAGGAACTTCGACGCTGGGTTTGGAG GTCCTGGAACCAGTAACAATCCATGCATGGAGACGTACCATGGGCCCTACCCCAACTCTGAACCCGAGGTCGCGGCCATTGTGAACTTTGTGCAGAGCCATGGAAACATCAAGAGCTTCATCACCGTTCACAGTTACTCACAGCTTCTCATGATCCCCTACGGGTACAAGTGCGTGTATCCTGCTGATTACCAGGAGCTG ATGGAAATCGCTAGCTACGCTGTCAACTCTTTAGCCTCACTGTATGGAACACAGTACAGGATTGGATCCATCTGTGAAGCAATCT ACCAGGCCAGTGGAGGCAGCATTGACTGGTCATATGACCAGGGCATCAAGTACTCCTTCGCCTTTGAACTCCGTGACACTGGTCGCTATGGTTTCCTACTCCCAGCTTCTCAGATTCTGCCAACCGCCCAGGAGACTTGGCTGGCGATGAAGATAGTCATGGAGTATGTTAGCAACTACTCGTGA
- the LOC137385029 gene encoding small lysine-rich protein 1, with amino-acid sequence MPTKSSKPKGKGNSAGGKKRKGGKQGVRGKKKKKKDKKEKGSKVETEVDILSPAAMFNLYYISHNVAASLAFRGFDWPGRAKKKGRR; translated from the exons ATG CCCACCAAAAGCAGCAAGCCAAAGGGAAAGGGCAACAGTGCCGGCGGCAAGAAGCGCAAGGGCGGTAAGCAGGGTGTGCGCggcaagaagaagaagaagaaggacaaGAAAGAGAAAGGTTCCAAAGTTGAAACTGAGGTGGATATTCTGAGCCCAGCAGCCATGTTCAACCTGTACTACATCTCTCACAATGTGGCCGCCAGTCTGGCCTTTCGAGGCTTTGACTGGCCTGGGAGGGCAAAGAAAAAAGGACGGAGGTGA
- the LOC137385031 gene encoding carboxypeptidase A1-like isoform X2 — MSLEDQEHLQLDIWRSPHRSDLIIDVHVPQGSLQSFKVFLEHNDIQYSVMIEDLQVMIDNEKAEQEQMTMMERTTSSFNYGNYHTLDEIYSWMDSLTVEYPSLVQKQQIGTSFEGRPLYILKFSTGGYRRPAIWIDSGIHAREWVSPASAIWMAKKITTDYGREPYITSLLSKMDIYMQITVNPDGYVYTYTKNRMWRKTRSTNYGTQCVGVDPNRNFDAGFGGPGTSNNPCMETYHGPYPNSEPEVAAIVNFVQSHGNIKSFITVHSYSQLLMIPYGYKCVYPADYQELMEIASYAVNSLASLYGTQYRIGSICEAIYQASGGSIDWSYDQGIKYSFAFELRDTGRYGFLLPASQILPTAQETWLAMKIVMEYVSNYS, encoded by the exons ATGTCCTTGGAGGATCAGGAGCATCTCCAG ctTGATATCTGGCGCAGTCCCCACAGGTCTGACCTCATTATAGATGTCCATGTTCCACAGGGAAGTCTCCAGTCTTTCAAAGTGTTTCTGGAGCACAATGATATTCAGTACTCAGTAATGATTGAAGAcctccag GTGATGATTGACAATGAGAAAGCTGAACAGGAACAGATGACCATGATGGAACGTACCACCTCCAGCTTCAATTATGGCAATTACCACACTCTGGACGAG ATCTACAGTTGGATGGACAGCCTTACTGTTGAATATCCAAGTCTGGTACAGAAGCAACAGATTGGGACATCATTCGAAGGCCGCCCACTCTACATACTGAAG TTTAGCACCGGTGGGTACAGGCGCCCGGCAATCTGGATTGACAGCGGAATCCACGCCCGTGAGTGGGTCTCTCCTGCCAGTGCAATCTGGATGGCAAAGAAG ATCACCACTGACTATGGTCGGGAACCCTATATCACGTCACTGCTATCAAAAATGGACATCTATATGCAGATCACGGTGAACCCGGACGGTTATGTTTACACCTACACCAAG AACCGAATGTGGCGTAAGACCAGGTCCACAAACTATGGAACGCAATGTGTCGGGGTCGATCCCAACAGGAACTTCGACGCTGGGTTTGGAG GTCCTGGAACCAGTAACAATCCATGCATGGAGACGTACCATGGGCCCTACCCCAACTCTGAACCCGAGGTCGCGGCCATTGTGAACTTTGTGCAGAGCCATGGAAACATCAAGAGCTTCATCACCGTTCACAGTTACTCACAGCTTCTCATGATCCCCTACGGGTACAAGTGCGTGTATCCTGCTGATTACCAGGAGCTG ATGGAAATCGCTAGCTACGCTGTCAACTCTTTAGCCTCACTGTATGGAACACAGTACAGGATTGGATCCATCTGTGAAGCAATCT ACCAGGCCAGTGGAGGCAGCATTGACTGGTCATATGACCAGGGCATCAAGTACTCCTTCGCCTTTGAACTCCGTGACACTGGTCGCTATGGTTTCCTACTCCCAGCTTCTCAGATTCTGCCAACCGCCCAGGAGACTTGGCTGGCGATGAAGATAGTCATGGAGTATGTTAGCAACTACTCGTGA